Part of the Streptomyces sp. NBC_01460 genome, CCTCCGACCGTCTGCGGCTGCTCCGCGAGGCGGGATGGACGGCGCTGGCGGTGCGGCCCGGGGCGGAGCTCGCCGGGCTCTGGCAGCAGGCGGGACAGGAGGGCTCCGGCGCGCAGTCCTCCGTGGCCGGGACGACGACGGGGCTCTCCGGGGGATGGTCATGAGCGGGCGTAGCCAACTGGCGCTGTGCGGCTTCGCCGCCACGATGATGGCGGCGGGGTCCCTGCTCCCCCTGGTCGAGACGTCGAAGTGGGTCCTGCACGCCGCGTTCCTGCTGGCCCTCCAGAGCGGTGTGGGGGCGCTGGCACGCCGTATGCGCCTGGCGCGGGTGCTGACGGTCTCCCTCCAGGTGCTCGTCACCCTGCTGACGCTGACCGTGGTGTTCGCCAGGGAGCACGCGCTGTTCGGCGTGCTGCCCGGCCCGCAGTCGGTCCAGCGGCTCGCCGACCTGCTGACCGCGGGCGCCGACGACGTCGGCCGATACGCCATTCCCGCGCCGGCGACGGACGGCATCCGGCTGATGCTGGTCGGCGGAGTGCTGCTGGTCGGGCTCGCCGTGGACGTCCTCGCGGTGACCCTCCGCGCGGCGGCTCCGGCCGGCCTTCCGCTGCTCGCGCTCTACTCGGTCGCGGCCGGGCTCTCCGACGGCGGGGCGGGGTGGCTCTGGTTCCTGCTCGCGGCGGGCGGGTATCTGCTGCTCCTGCTGGCCGAGGGGCGGGACAGGCTGTCCCACTGGGGCCGGGTCTTCGGGGGTGTCTCCAGATCGTCGGGCGGCCTCGCGGCAGGTCTCGACGGCTCCGGGCGCCCCGTGGCACCGGTCCGTACGGGGCGGCGTATCGGCGTGGTGGCGCTGGGCATCGCGCTGGCCGTGCCCGCCGCCCTCCCGGCGCTCGACGGAGGACTGCTGAGCGGCACGGGCGGGTCCGGCCGGGGCAGCGGCGGGGGTACGATCTCCGCGGTGAACCCGCTGGTCTCGCTGCAGAACAATCTGAACCAGCCGGAGAACCGGGAGGTGATGTCGTACCGCACCAACTCCACCGATCCGCAGGACCTCTATCTGCGCATCCAGGCGCTGGACCAGTTCAACGGCGGCGAATGGCGTCCCTCGACCCGTCGGCTGAGCGACGTCCCGGACACGCTGCCGCAGCCGGCCGGGCTGGCCGGGGACGTCGCCGTCACCGAGATCCGGACGAACATCTCGGCCTCGCGCTCCTACCAGCAGACGTATCTGCCCCTGCCCTACCCGGCCAGTGAGGTGGACATCCGGGGCCGCTGGCGGTACGAGCCGGAGGGCCGCACGCTGGTCGGCGACGACGGCCAGACGACGGGCGGTGCGCGGTACGAGGTCAGCAGCCTGGTGGTGGAGCCCACGGCCGCCCAGCTGGCCGGCTCGATGGCGCCGCGCTCGGACGTGGCCCGCGAGTACACGCGGGTCCCCGGGTCGCTGCCCGACGTGGTCGAGGAGACCGCCGAGCAGGTGACCCAGGGTTCCGCCAACGACTACGAACGGGCCGTGAAGCTCCAGGACTGGTTCGCCTCGGAGGGCGGCTTCCGGTACGACACGACGGTGACGTCGGGTACGGGCACCGCGGCGATCGAACGGTTCCTGAAGGACAAGGAGGGCTTCTGCGTCCACTTCTCCTTCACGATGGCCGCGATGGCCAGGACGCTGGGCATTCCGGCCCGGGTCGCGGTGGGCTTCACTCCCGGCACGGTCCAGGCCGACGGTTCGGTGTCGGTCGGGCTGCGGGACGCGCACGCCTGGCCCGAGCTGTACTTCGAGGGTGTGGGCTGGACCCGCTTCGAGCCGACGCCGTCCCGGGGCAGCACCCCGGCCTACACCCGCCCGGACGCGCCCTCGCAGAACCCGAGCGACCCCGCGCTGCCGACGGACGGCGCCTCCGCCGCGCCCACGGCCGCGCCCTCCGCCTCGGAGTCCTGCCCGGCGCAGATGCGCCGTCAGGGTGAGTGCGGTGCCTCCGCGGCTCCCGGCGCGGCGGATCCCACCGAACCGGGGACGCCGGTGGGCACGGTGGTGCTGTGGGTGCTCGGCGCCCTGGCGGTGCTCACGCTCCCGCTGGTACCGATGTTCCTGCGGACGAGGATCCGCAGCCGGCGGCTCGGCTCCTCGGGAGGGCGTACGGCCGCGGACGCCTCGGCCAGGGTGATGGCGGCCTGGCGGGAGATCACCGACACGGCGTGGGATCACGGCATCCCGCCGGACGAGTCGCAGACCCCCCGCAAGGCCGCCGCCCGCGTCGTGCGGCTGGGTGGCCTGGACGGCCCGGCGGTGGCGGCGGTCCACCGCGTGGCGGGGGCGGTGGAGCAGGTGCTGTACGCGCCCGCGCCGGGCGCGGCCTCCGCGTCGGCCGAGGACGTTCAGGAGGTCCGGGCAGGGCTCAGGGCCGTGGCAGGCCGTTGGGGCAGGCTGCGGGCGACGTTCGCACCGCGTTCGGCTGTCCGGGTGATCTGGACGCTCGCGGACCGCCGGGCGGAGCTCGGCCGCCGGTGGTCGGAGCGTGTGGGGCGCGACCGCTGGGCGGCGCGGCTGCGCAGACCGTCGCGCCAGCAGGGCTGACCCGCGGGATCCGGGGACCGGCTTCGGGCCGGCCCCGGCTTCCGGCGGACCGCCGGGGGACGCCGGGGGTAGTGACTGCGGGTTCCGCTTCAGGGCCCCGGCCCCGACCCGCGTATCCCGGAGTCGGCCGGCTGTCGGGAAACGTGCGAGGGAGCACGAGTGAGGGGCGGTCGCTGTGATGCGACCGCCCCTCACCTGTGAGGACCAGCGTCACGATCTCGGTGTGCGCACTCCGCGTCCGGTGCCGGAGGCCGGGGCTGCCCGCCGCCGGCCGGATCGCGCAGAGCTCACTGGCCCTGTTCGTCGCGGCGGCGCTGCCACCGCTGTTCGATCCGGTTCATCATCGACCGGCGCTGTCTGGGATGTCGGCGTTCGCCTCCGCCCCCGCTCGCACTCCCGGCCGGCTGCTGCTCACCGGGCTTCGGCGCCTTGCGCCATCCGGTGACCGCCAGCACGGCGCAGCCCAGCATGACGAGGAATCCCGCCACGCTGACCCAGGTCTGCTGGAAAACCATTCCGGCCATGAGGAGTGCGATACCCACCAGAAAACCGGCCACCGCCTGGTAGACCCGTCGCCGGGTGTACCTGCGCAGCCCGCTTCCCTCAAGCGCTGTAGCGAACTTGGGATCTTCGGCGTACAGCGCTCGCTCCATCTGCTCGAGCATTCGCTGCTCGTGCTCCGAGAGCGGCACGGAGTCCTCCTCGTCGTCGGCCGCGGGGGCGACCGGTATGCGGCCCTTCCAGGATAGGCAGGGATTCGCCCCCGTGAAACCCGCCCTCTAGCCATAGCCAGTCCGGACCGCCATGTCGGCTCGGCTGCTGAGGCGTAGATTCCCCGACCTCCGATCCGTCATGCCGGATGGTGTCACCCGATCATACGGGGCTCCCGGCCCGATCGGGTGTTCTCAGCGGTACTCCGTCTGCAGCTGCGTTGCTGATCAGCCGGGCTCCGGGCGCCCGGCGCGCTTACTCCACCAGTGTGCCCCGAGGCGCTCAGGGGCGCTTCTCACCGAGAACGTGCAGCTGGGTCGCCACCGAATGGAAGGCCGGCAGCTCCGCGAGGGCCGCCTCCAGCCTGAGCAGCTCCTCCATCGCACCCGGTTCGGTGTCCACGAGAACGCCCGGCACGAGGTCGGCGAAGACCCGTACGCCGTGGACGGCCCCGACCTCGACGCCCGCGTCGGCGACCAGTCCGGCCAGCTGGTCCGCGGTGAACCTGCGGGGCACGGGGTCGCCGTCGCCCCAGCGCCCGGCGGGGTCCGTCAGCGCCTGCCGGGCCTCGGCGAAGTGTCCGGCCAGGGCCCTGGCCAGGACGGCACCGCCGATGCCGGCGCCGAGCAGGCTGAGCGCGCCGGACGGGCGGAGCGCGTCGACCGCGTTCCGTACGCCCGCGGCGGGGTCGTCCACGTACTCCAGGACGCCGTGGCACAGGACCGCGTCGTAACCGCCGCGGTCCACCACGTCGAACAGGCCGAGGACATCGCCCTGGACTCCGCGGACACGGTCGGCGACGCCGGCCTCCTCGGCACGGCGCTCCAGCGCGAAGAGGGCGTTCGGGCTGGGGTCGACGACGGTGACCCGGTGGCCGAGCCGGGCGACGGGCACGGCGAAGTTACCGGTGCCGCCTCCGGTGTCCAGCACGTCCAGGGCTTCCCTGCCCGTCGCCTTGACCCGGCGCTCGAGAGCGTCCTTGAGGACCTCCCAGACCACGGCGGTACGGAGGGAGGCGCGGGGGCGCAGCTGGTCCGACACGGCAGTTGACTCCTCGGCACGGTGCCGCCACGGACGGCGGAGCGTGAACAGTGCAGGTGGTACGGGTGCGCTCCACCCTATTGCCTCGCACCGCCCTCGCGGTCACTCCGCGTCGGGCCGCCGCCCGGCCCCGTCCTTCCGGGGCTGCGGGAGGACGGGCTGGAGGGCCAGCAGCCGCTCGACCAGGCGCAGGAACACGGCCACGTCGCGCAGCAGGTCGTCGGCGTCACGGCTGGTGGCCGCGCCGGGTATGCCCGCCTCCGCACGGGCCCTGCGCGCGGCTCCGGAGGCGAACAGGGCGCTCCACTCGGCCAGTTCCGGCGCGATGTCCGGGAGGACCTCCCAGGCGCTGCGGATCCGCTCCCGGCCGCGGCCGGGGGTCTCCGGCCTGCCGCGGGCCGCGAGCACGGCGGCCGCGGTGCGCAGCGCGGCGAGGTGGGCGGTGGCGTACCGCTCGTTGGGCACGTCGAGTACGGCGGCCTCGTCGAGGCCGGCGTGGGCCTTGGCGAGCAGATCGAGAGCGGCGGGCGGCGCCGTGGTGCGGCGCAGAACGGGGTGGACGTCGGTCGCCGGACCGGTCGGTGAGGGGGCAGGGCTGACTGCGCGGCGCCGCGGGGCGGCGGCTGCGGACGAGCTGGCCATGACGAGCCTCCTGTCGTCGCGTGACGGCTCCGTGGCCGTATGTGTCCATCGTGACGGCCGCCACTGACAATCCCTCAGAGCCTGCCCCCGACCAGGCACTTTGCTTCATGCGTGCG contains:
- a CDS encoding DUF3040 domain-containing protein; its protein translation is MPLSEHEQRMLEQMERALYAEDPKFATALEGSGLRRYTRRRVYQAVAGFLVGIALLMAGMVFQQTWVSVAGFLVMLGCAVLAVTGWRKAPKPGEQQPAGSASGGGGERRHPRQRRSMMNRIEQRWQRRRDEQGQ
- a CDS encoding transglutaminase TgpA family protein; amino-acid sequence: MSGRSQLALCGFAATMMAAGSLLPLVETSKWVLHAAFLLALQSGVGALARRMRLARVLTVSLQVLVTLLTLTVVFAREHALFGVLPGPQSVQRLADLLTAGADDVGRYAIPAPATDGIRLMLVGGVLLVGLAVDVLAVTLRAAAPAGLPLLALYSVAAGLSDGGAGWLWFLLAAGGYLLLLLAEGRDRLSHWGRVFGGVSRSSGGLAAGLDGSGRPVAPVRTGRRIGVVALGIALAVPAALPALDGGLLSGTGGSGRGSGGGTISAVNPLVSLQNNLNQPENREVMSYRTNSTDPQDLYLRIQALDQFNGGEWRPSTRRLSDVPDTLPQPAGLAGDVAVTEIRTNISASRSYQQTYLPLPYPASEVDIRGRWRYEPEGRTLVGDDGQTTGGARYEVSSLVVEPTAAQLAGSMAPRSDVAREYTRVPGSLPDVVEETAEQVTQGSANDYERAVKLQDWFASEGGFRYDTTVTSGTGTAAIERFLKDKEGFCVHFSFTMAAMARTLGIPARVAVGFTPGTVQADGSVSVGLRDAHAWPELYFEGVGWTRFEPTPSRGSTPAYTRPDAPSQNPSDPALPTDGASAAPTAAPSASESCPAQMRRQGECGASAAPGAADPTEPGTPVGTVVLWVLGALAVLTLPLVPMFLRTRIRSRRLGSSGGRTAADASARVMAAWREITDTAWDHGIPPDESQTPRKAAARVVRLGGLDGPAVAAVHRVAGAVEQVLYAPAPGAASASAEDVQEVRAGLRAVAGRWGRLRATFAPRSAVRVIWTLADRRAELGRRWSERVGRDRWAARLRRPSRQQG
- a CDS encoding methyltransferase; translated protein: MSDQLRPRASLRTAVVWEVLKDALERRVKATGREALDVLDTGGGTGNFAVPVARLGHRVTVVDPSPNALFALERRAEEAGVADRVRGVQGDVLGLFDVVDRGGYDAVLCHGVLEYVDDPAAGVRNAVDALRPSGALSLLGAGIGGAVLARALAGHFAEARQALTDPAGRWGDGDPVPRRFTADQLAGLVADAGVEVGAVHGVRVFADLVPGVLVDTEPGAMEELLRLEAALAELPAFHSVATQLHVLGEKRP
- a CDS encoding SAV_6107 family HEPN domain-containing protein, whose protein sequence is MASSSAAAAPRRRAVSPAPSPTGPATDVHPVLRRTTAPPAALDLLAKAHAGLDEAAVLDVPNERYATAHLAALRTAAAVLAARGRPETPGRGRERIRSAWEVLPDIAPELAEWSALFASGAARRARAEAGIPGAATSRDADDLLRDVAVFLRLVERLLALQPVLPQPRKDGAGRRPDAE